The genomic DNA CGAGCTCTGATATCGATCAAATTCGCACATTGCCTTTCTTCGTAAAAGAATGTAAACAAGATTTGCATAAATTAGGGTTATATAACACACAAGACGGTAAAATGAAAATTATGGTTGATCGTAGTGGACAGGTTATGACTGTAACACAGTAATAAAATTTGGGTACAAAATAAAAGGGAGATACATAGTTTATATGTATTTCCCTTTTGTTTTATATGGAATCGTTCCAAAGAAGAAAGATGAATTCTTACGATTGTAGTAACTTAGAAACTCTTTGCGGGATTTGATTAGTCTGTGAAATCATACTAAGTGCAACTTCAGTTAACAATTTAAACTTTAAAAAATCACTCATCTCCTGTGCCATGTCAGCGTCTTCGATTTGAGAAGCAGCTGAAGCCATGCTAGATTCTTGACTCTTCAGGTTGTTTACGTTAAAGTCTAAGCGGTTTAATGTAGCACCTAGAGTTGCACGGTTAGATGCGATTGTTTCTAGTGCAGCATCGATAGATTTGATTGAACTAGAAGCGTTTGGCAATTCTTTTGTAATAGTACCTGCTGTAGGTGCAGTATAAGCAGTTCCGACTGCTTGAGCAAGTGTCAGGGTTTTAGTAGCAGCGCCATCGTACGCTTTTATTGCATTTTTAATATCTTTAATTTGAGTGTCACTCATTAAGTTTTTATCAACCTTTTCGAATGCTGCTTTAAACTCGTCAACTGCTGTTGTAAGGGCTGCTGGAGTTGGTGTACCAGTTAACGCAGCTAATTTACCTTGAGCAGCAGTTAAAGCAGCAATGTTTGTATCTTTCGCAATGTCTGCTGCTGTAATTGCGATTGTTTGATTGCTCTTACCTTCAATTGATAATGTATCAATTTTTAATGAGTTTGTAGAAGTATTGGCTAAATCAATATTAATTTGTTTGCTTGTATCAGCGTTATCTAGAGTTTGAATAGCAATAGATGTATTATCGCCATTTAATAATTTCTTATCGTTAAACTCTGTATTTTTAGAAATATAATCGATTTGTTCTTTTAATGCAGAAAATTCTTTATCTAATGCTTTTTGGTTATCGCTAGTGTTTGTACCGTTTGCAGATTGGTTAGCGATGTCACGCATACGAAGTAAGATGTTAGAAACAGAGTTTAAAGCCGAATCAGCTGTACGGATTAATGACATACCGTCTTGTGTGTTGTTAGCAGCTACTCCTAATCCATTTGCTCTCGCATGCATACGAGTCACAATTGCGATATTAGCAGGATTATCAGAAGCAGCATTTAACTTCTTACCAGTCGCTAATCGTTCCATCGCAACATTCATTCGTCTCTCATTCTCATACAACGACTGTCTAGCATTCATACTTAAAACATTCGTACCAATACGCATAATAGACACTCCTTTTAAATTGATATAGAGTTGGTGTTTTAAAACTAATAAATGGCTAAGAAAAGAAAAAAGGGCTTATGCTTATCTCCTATTTGTGTTTTAACATGAGAGGGCATAGAGATAGGAACTGACCGATGCTATACATCGCGGATGCTCTCTTCCACCTAAAAAAAGAAAGGTTTTACAAATAATTCATTTATATAGAAAAATAAACCTCTCCGCAA from Bacillus basilensis includes the following:
- a CDS encoding flagellin, translated to MRIGTNVLSMNARQSLYENERRMNVAMERLATGKKLNAASDNPANIAIVTRMHARANGLGVAANNTQDGMSLIRTADSALNSVSNILLRMRDIANQSANGTNTSDNQKALDKEFSALKEQIDYISKNTEFNDKKLLNGDNTSIAIQTLDNADTSKQINIDLANTSTNSLKIDTLSIEGKSNQTIAITAADIAKDTNIAALTAAQGKLAALTGTPTPAALTTAVDEFKAAFEKVDKNLMSDTQIKDIKNAIKAYDGAATKTLTLAQAVGTAYTAPTAGTITKELPNASSSIKSIDAALETIASNRATLGATLNRLDFNVNNLKSQESSMASAASQIEDADMAQEMSDFLKFKLLTEVALSMISQTNQIPQRVSKLLQS